The genome window AATCTGAGGTTTGTGATGGATCGGGCCGGCGGAGCGGGCCGGTGAATCATGGATAGAATGGAAGGGGAGCGCGCGAGCATAAGGGGAAGCCTCCGGAAGCCGGGTCGAGGGTCGGGGCCTTGTTGTAGACCGCGGCTCAGGCCGGCCTTGAATCATTCCAGAATATACCGGATACGGAAAAAAAGAGCAAGAACGACGGTGAAAAAGACCGAGCCGGTTCAGGGACGATTTTTACCGCAGCCTTGTCCGGGCACCGTGTCGTCGCAAAGGTAGAACCGCTGCAGGTACCGTGTCCAGTCCTCGATCGTGGCGTCGTCCAGACCGGGGGACCGTCGCGCCCGGATCACACGGTGCAGGCCGTACCGGCCTTGAAACACGCGGTAGACGTCGGCTTCTTCCATCGGGACGGCGGGGTTAACGCCGGGGTATCGGTCGCACGCGATGTAAAAGATGACGGAGGGGTAGGGCCCCGCGCGATCCTCATCAAGCTTTCGGAAGGTCAGGGTGTTCGCGCATCGGTTCCGGGCCGAAGCTTTTGTCGCGTCCATCACGGCCGCGGGATCGGGAACGACGGAGAAAGTCTCGCCGCCGTCGTAGGCGTACACCTTCGAGGTTCGCCAGTCCGTCCGCATCGTCAGCAGATCCGTCCAGCTCGTCACGGTTTCCGGGGGCAGCACGTATTCCGCGATGTCCACGTTCAAACGGGAGGTGGCGTGACCCAGGACCCACGGTTCCTTCACCCACCGGTCCATCATCACCGTCTCGGACGGCGGACTCTGGCGCAGCGAGGCGACCTCGTTCGTCAGTTCGACCGGGATGTACTCGACGGGGAATTCGAGCGGAGATTCGACGGCGCGCTCGGCGCAGCCTCCGAGAAGGATGACGATCAAGGGACCCAGGGCCGGCCGAAACGCGGTCTTCCGATTCATGGCTGAAACCGTTTCTAGCGATGACGATCACGGCCCGGGAATTATTTCTTGTGTTCGGGGATATCGTGAGCGCTGCTGTCCTTGCCGGCGATGAGGTCCATTTGATACTTGATGATTTCGGGATAAATGCCCTGCTTGAATTCCGGCAACGCGCCCAGTTCGGTGAATTTCGCCTTGGCCTCGTCAAAACGTCCGAGGCGGCGCGCAAGTTCACCCGCGAGCAACTGGGCGGTTTCCCATGTCCGGTCCCCTTCCTTCTTTCCGGCCGCCAGATACTTTTGGAAATGCTGCAGACTCAAATCGAGATATTGCTTTTCCTTTTCGGGCTGGTTTTCCACTTCCCATGAGGCTTCCAGATAGGTGTTGCTGATGTTCCATTCCGTGTTCCCCATGTATTCGAAGGTCTTTGCAAGCAGGAAGTAGGGCGTGTTGTCCTTCGCCAGATTCTGATAGTCCTGGGAAAGGACGAATTTCTGAAGGCGCTCCTTCTCGTCGGCTGTAAAGTCCTTTTTGTAAACGACAAAATGATTCGTCGGGCATACGGGAATTCGACGCGGGACCTTGAAGAACCCGATCGGTTTCAAGTCGAGCCTCATGCCGAGCCGGGCCCCGGACGGATCGACGGGGGTCTTAAATTTCGTCCCGTCCAGAGGGCAAGTGACTTCCACCTCGGTGTCCTCGGCGGCGGCCAGGCCGCCGATGAAAATCAACAGTACAACAAGCCAAACCCATCTGCGCGGTTTAACCATCGTCATTTCTCCTCTGCATTCGCCCGTCTCCGGGGCGGGTTCGCGATATCCCGCATGATCGGTGAAACGTCAATAAGACATGTCCGATGTCATTCTTATATAATCCGCTTTCAAAAATAAGTCAATATTCGGTGACGAAGCAGCTCTGTATTTCTTCGCCCTGCGCGCCCGCTCAAAATTCCCAGACCAGGATGAGCCCCCGAGGGAGGGGCCAGATGTGGATCGACACCGGAGGAGTCCACTTCTTGTCGGCCACCCAGTAGCCGATGGAGCTGCCGATGCCGGCGCCGAGAATCACATCGGACAGGTAATGCTTGTCGTCGTAGATGCGCGAGAAGCCGGTCCCGGCGGCCATGGCAAAGAGGAAGGGAGTCTGCCAGTAGCCAAGGGTCGAGCGGAAATCCGCGTCCAACACGGACGCCATGGTGAAGGCCTCGGTGGTGTGGTCCGACGGGAAGCTTTCGTGGCCTTTCTTGAAAATGAACGGATGAAAGGCCAGCGCCCGGTCATGGTACAAAGGCAGCGCGCGGCCGCTGACCTTCGTGATGAGGGGCGTGACGAGGCCCGCGGCCAGGAAGCTCGCCTCCATGCCGTCGGCGGCGGCCCTTTTAACGGGTCCGAAATTGGAAACCGTCCCCAGGCTCCAGAGGTAGGCCTCCAAGGGCACCTGATAGTGGTAGTCTCCGAAGGAGGTCGAAAGATTGCTCAAGGAATGGTAAAAATCGGTCCGGTGCCCCTGGACATCCGTTTGAAATTCGCCGTCGTGGGCGAGGGCGAACCAGGTGGCGGCCATCACCCCTCCGGTGAGCATCCATTGTGTGCCGGAGAAGCCGATCGGTTGGGCGGGAAGCTCCCGAAGGTCGATCCAAAGCCGCACGGGGTAATCCACGGAGGGGGCCTGGTTCTCCTCGGCGTAGAGAAGGGAGTCCCGGTATGACACCAGGGCCAGGAAACAGAAAAAAAGTAAGATGTCTCGCGTCATCTTTTGGGGTGATCAAAGGCGACGGCCGTCCCGGCCGGTCCGCACGAATCCATTTCGCAAGCCAACGGCGGGTCAATCAAAATATACCGGAGGCATGAAAAAACGTCAAGACGGGGCCCGGGCCGGCGGTTCGTCATCGGAACGACCGCCGCTTCGCGCGCGCGGTCGGTGTCGCGTTCCACGGATCGTCGGGCCACGGATGCCGGGGGTAGCGGCCTTTCAATTCCTTCTTCACCCCGGCGTAGGTCCGTTCCCAAAACCCCCGCAGATCCTGGGTGACTTGAATGGGCCGGCGGGCGGGCGAGAGGAGATGCAGCGTCACGGGAATTTTCCCGAAGCCCACGCGCGGCGTGTCGGCCGATCCGAACATCTCCTGCAGCTTCACGGCCAGCGCCGGCGGTTCTCCCGGCCGGTATCGAAGCTGCAGCCGCGACCCGGAGGGAACCGTCAGGTGCGTCGGCGCGCCCTCTTCCAGCCGCTGTCGAAGCTTTAAGTCCAAGCGGGCCTTCAGAATCGCGGCAAGGTCCAGCCGGTCGAGATGCTCGCGGCGGACGACCTGCCTGCCGGCAGGCACGGCGCCGCCCAGATAAGGCCCGATCCATTCCTCGATCGTTTCTTGCAGCGCCGCGTCGGAGATATCCGGCCAGCCTTCCTGCGGGAACCATTGCCTAAGCGAGAGGACCCGAGCCTGATAATCGCGCGCCTCGCGAGACCAGGGGAGGGCCGCCACTCCCATGCTTCGGACGCCTTCCAGCGCGGCGGCGCGCAGCTTCTCCGGGTCCGGATCGGGGATCGCGCCGCTTCCGATAAGCAGTTGGCCCAGCCGCTCTTGGCGTTGCGCGATGATTTTTTGCCGCTGCGGATCCCAACGAACGACCTCTTCCGTTATGAACGCGTCGGCCAGCCCCCGCCGCAACGCCTCGATCTCGACGGCGGCGGCCAGATGGATCGTCCCCTCCGTCTCCTGCCTGCCGGCAGGCACGGCGCCCGCGTCGAGACTGGCCGCGACGAGATACGGCGGCCGCATCCGGTGCTCCTCCTTCGGCAGCCGCGCGCCGCGTCCGGA of Nitrospiria bacterium contains these proteins:
- a CDS encoding DUF2225 domain-containing protein, giving the protein MVKPRRWVWLVVLLIFIGGLAAAEDTEVEVTCPLDGTKFKTPVDPSGARLGMRLDLKPIGFFKVPRRIPVCPTNHFVVYKKDFTADEKERLQKFVLSQDYQNLAKDNTPYFLLAKTFEYMGNTEWNISNTYLEASWEVENQPEKEKQYLDLSLQHFQKYLAAGKKEGDRTWETAQLLAGELARRLGRFDEAKAKFTELGALPEFKQGIYPEIIKYQMDLIAGKDSSAHDIPEHKK
- a CDS encoding phosphatase PAP2 family protein, giving the protein MTRDILLFFCFLALVSYRDSLLYAEENQAPSVDYPVRLWIDLRELPAQPIGFSGTQWMLTGGVMAATWFALAHDGEFQTDVQGHRTDFYHSLSNLSTSFGDYHYQVPLEAYLWSLGTVSNFGPVKRAAADGMEASFLAAGLVTPLITKVSGRALPLYHDRALAFHPFIFKKGHESFPSDHTTEAFTMASVLDADFRSTLGYWQTPFLFAMAAGTGFSRIYDDKHYLSDVILGAGIGSSIGYWVADKKWTPPVSIHIWPLPRGLILVWEF